In Juglans microcarpa x Juglans regia isolate MS1-56 chromosome 8D, Jm3101_v1.0, whole genome shotgun sequence, the following are encoded in one genomic region:
- the LOC121242661 gene encoding transcription factor MYBS1-like, with amino-acid sequence MSSVIVWSKEEDKAFENAIATHWVDEDSNEHWEKIASMVPSKSMDELRQHYQMLVDDVRAIEEGHIPLPNYVGQEVTSSSKDNHGLSRATDSNKRSNCGYGSRFSGLGNDSAGHGGGKGGLRSEQERRKGIPWTEEEHRLFLLGLDKFGKGDWRSISRNFVISRTPTQVASHAQKYFIRLNSMNRDRRRSSIHDITSLNNGDVTSHKVPITGQQNNMNMSSAATIGPPVKHRAPAPLHMPGLGMYGTPVGHPVAAPPGHMASAVGTPVMLPPGHHPHSHPPPYVVPVAYPMPPPPVHQ; translated from the exons ATGTCAAGTGTAATAGTTTGGagcaaagaagaagataaagctTTTGAAAATGCCATTGCTACGCATTGGGTGGATGAGGACTCCAATGAGCATTGGGAGAAGATTGCTTCAATGGTTCCTAGCAAAAGCATGGATGAACTGAGGCAACACTACCAAATGCTAGTGGACGATGTACGAGCAATAGAGGAAGGACATATACCTCTCCCCAACTATGTAGGACAGGAAGTAACATCTTCAAGCAAAGACAATCATGGGCTTTCTAGGGCTACTGATTCGAATAAGAGGTCAAATTGTGGCTATGGAAGTAGGTTTTCAGGATTGGGAAATGACTCTGCCGGGCATGGAGGAGGGAAAGGAGGGTTGAGGTCGGAACAAGAACGACGAAAAGGGATTCCATGGACAGAAGAAGAGCATAG GTTGTTTCTACTTGGCCTCGACAAGTTTGGCAAGGGGGATTGGAGGAGTATTTCAAGAAACTTTGTCATTTCCAGGACTCCCACACAAGTGGCTAGCCATGCCCAAAAGTACTTCATTCGCTTGAATTCGATGAATAGAGACAGGAGGAGATCTAGTATCCATGACATTACAAGCTTGAACAATGGAGATGTCACTTCTCATAAAGTACCCATTACTGGCCAACAGAACAACATGAATATGTCAAGTGCAGCCACCATAggaccaccggtgaagcacaggGCTCCAGCTCCACTGCATATGCCTGGTTTAGGCATGTATGGAACACCGGTTGGGCATCCAGTCGCTGCTCCACCAGGGCATATGGCGTCGGCTGTTGGGACTCCTGTCATGCTTCCTCCTGGACACCATCCCCATTCTCACCCTCCTCCCTACGTAGTCCCAGTTGCTTACCCAATGCCACCTCCACCAGTGCACCAATAA